From Rickettsia endosymbiont of Ceutorhynchus obstrictus, a single genomic window includes:
- a CDS encoding Ulp1 family isopeptidase, producing the protein MAKQKENVPIIFTLSLGGKDAILQRINEKGAEQKISVISLKPNKESNISDKDRILREIIEESGRKTPILNIQHSSNDHYPIFGLQDLTNFEILGIKTSLTFSNYKPLLQNPKLENIWKGLLAKIDHVFFANEQDQNYAISHGDIAREKTTNIQTISDANSVISKILQKPVNILISGSLPDKAKLDELVKTAKDQNSRIVIKSNPLSVEGASNAIALKFGIENPDQLFGIKLEVEEILKDQATGAKNLEKYVSQLSEQFQKDLSKAEINPVDIYFDLSDKQKISNMEKDMSPNISSDDQSPSSPANDIPNTAHLQDAIKPKALIEEQTTLTPEPKGFFNRIFNYFKEIAKSFKEKIFGKKEEEAKPAKEQNIIPDDKLPPSIEATNIPEVNKQPSPTPIMSSATTMPVLTTAINDLIKPDYLYTDDNIREVIETSLGKDKIYTQQISLDWGEELNNVVLSQAVKEVKEGGKKAAVIPINTGREHWTGMVITYDTAKDQMTFTYNDPNGTPLNVRPKLENLINQVAPNAKIEDLHTQQQANDKDCGAFVTDNLIKIANGEKIFSLAEHGNKGSDLRQNHATILTQELAKQQVQEVRSKVNIGVQNPSFVQRISSKDNDNKEVRR; encoded by the coding sequence ATGGCTAAACAAAAAGAAAATGTTCCTATAATATTTACTCTTTCTTTAGGCGGTAAAGATGCAATATTACAAAGAATAAATGAAAAAGGAGCTGAACAAAAAATATCCGTTATTTCACTTAAACCGAACAAAGAAAGCAATATATCTGATAAAGATCGAATTTTAAGAGAAATAATTGAAGAATCAGGACGTAAAACTCCGATACTTAATATTCAACATTCTTCAAATGATCATTACCCTATATTTGGATTACAAGATTTAACAAATTTTGAAATCCTTGGCATAAAAACTTCTCTTACCTTTAGTAATTATAAACCATTACTACAAAATCCGAAGTTAGAAAATATTTGGAAAGGGCTGTTAGCAAAAATTGATCATGTATTTTTTGCTAATGAGCAAGATCAAAATTATGCTATTTCCCACGGCGATATAGCTAGAGAAAAAACTACTAATATTCAAACTATATCAGACGCAAATAGCGTAATATCAAAAATTCTACAGAAACCGGTTAATATTTTAATTTCAGGGTCATTACCCGATAAAGCTAAATTAGACGAACTAGTAAAGACTGCTAAAGATCAGAATAGTCGAATAGTTATAAAGAGCAACCCGCTTTCGGTAGAAGGAGCTAGTAATGCCATAGCCCTCAAATTCGGTATTGAAAACCCGGATCAATTATTCGGTATAAAATTAGAAGTTGAAGAAATTTTAAAAGATCAAGCAACCGGCGCTAAGAACTTAGAAAAATACGTATCGCAATTATCTGAACAATTCCAAAAAGATTTAAGTAAAGCCGAAATAAATCCCGTGGATATATATTTTGATCTTTCGGATAAACAAAAAATTTCAAATATGGAGAAAGATATGAGTCCTAATATATCAAGTGACGATCAATCGCCTTCTAGCCCTGCAAATGATATCCCGAATACGGCTCATTTACAAGACGCAATAAAGCCGAAAGCTTTAATAGAAGAACAAACTACTCTAACACCGGAACCAAAGGGATTTTTTAACAGAATTTTTAATTATTTTAAAGAGATTGCTAAAAGCTTTAAAGAAAAAATATTCGGTAAGAAAGAAGAGGAAGCTAAGCCGGCAAAAGAACAAAATATTATTCCTGATGACAAACTACCTCCTTCTATAGAGGCTACTAACATCCCTGAAGTTAATAAACAACCTTCTCCTACCCCTATAATGAGTTCTGCAACAACAATGCCGGTTTTGACTACTGCAATAAATGATTTAATAAAACCGGATTATTTATATACCGATGATAATATTAGGGAAGTTATAGAGACCTCTCTCGGTAAGGATAAAATATATACCCAACAAATTTCTTTAGATTGGGGAGAGGAATTAAATAATGTTGTGCTTTCACAAGCAGTAAAAGAAGTGAAAGAAGGAGGCAAAAAAGCTGCAGTTATTCCTATCAATACCGGACGTGAACATTGGACAGGTATGGTAATTACGTATGATACAGCAAAAGATCAAATGACATTTACTTATAATGACCCAAACGGTACTCCTCTTAATGTTAGACCGAAGTTAGAAAATTTAATTAACCAAGTTGCGCCAAACGCAAAAATAGAAGATTTGCACACTCAACAACAAGCAAATGATAAAGATTGCGGAGCATTCGTAACGGATAATTTGATAAAAATAGCTAACGGAGAAAAAATATTTTCTTTAGCCGAACATGGAAATAAGGGAAGTGACCTAAGACAAAATCACGCTACAATATTAACTCAAGAACTCGCAAAACAACAAGTACAAGAAGTAAGAAGTAAGGTAAATATAGGAGTTCAAAATCCTAGTTTTGTACAACGTATTAGTAGCAAGGATAATGATAATAAAGAAGTAAGACGCTGA
- a CDS encoding ABC transporter ATP-binding protein, translating into MSNNVLILKNISKQYNQGKTIVRVLDDLNLTVNEGELIAIIGSSGSGKSTLLHIAGLLDKPTNGEVIIPNANQKQNHLIRLYHLGFIYQQHHLLKDFTALENVILPKLIAGGDEEEAIKEAEDILLSLSLVKKSHNMPGELSGGEQQRVAIARSLINKPKIILADEPTGNLDPKTSNEVFNLLLKVAKEQNTAIIMVTHNHEIAHKMDKIYELKHGALKIK; encoded by the coding sequence ATGAGTAACAACGTTTTAATTTTAAAAAATATTTCAAAACAATATAACCAAGGAAAAACGATTGTCAGAGTGCTAGACGATCTTAATCTGACCGTTAACGAAGGCGAATTAATTGCAATAATCGGCTCTTCCGGTAGCGGTAAATCGACTTTACTACATATTGCAGGTCTCCTTGATAAACCGACAAATGGAGAAGTCATTATCCCGAATGCGAATCAGAAACAAAATCATCTAATCCGACTATATCATTTAGGCTTTATTTATCAACAACACCATTTGCTTAAGGATTTTACCGCTCTTGAGAATGTTATCTTACCGAAATTAATCGCCGGAGGTGATGAAGAAGAAGCAATAAAAGAAGCAGAGGATATTTTACTTAGCCTTAGCTTAGTTAAAAAATCACATAATATGCCCGGAGAATTATCGGGCGGCGAGCAGCAGCGTGTTGCTATTGCTCGCAGCTTAATTAATAAACCTAAAATCATTTTAGCGGATGAGCCGACCGGTAACCTTGACCCTAAAACTAGTAATGAAGTGTTTAATTTACTTCTTAAAGTTGCAAAGGAACAAAATACCGCTATTATTATGGTCACCCATAACCATGAAATAGCTCATAAAATGGATAAAATATATGAGCTAAAGCATGGAGCATTAAAAATTAAATAA
- a CDS encoding lipoprotein-releasing ABC transporter permease subunit: MTNKNFILKVAFRYFRAKKNEKFVSIIAGFSLLGVTIGVAALIVVMSVMNGFHTELTKNIIGLNGDIVISPTASVIDDYQEIKTKLLKQDYVKHVTIVAHGQALALGKRNNSGALIKGIDIKDLSVKNEILKNVNFGSFNDFHGKNVVALGSELASNLGVNVGDKLKLISPNAISTAFGSIPRSKEFKVIASFTSGMYDYDSTTILMPLEAAQNFLSLGNNINLIELNTAHPDQSLPYSYKVQQLLGSDVRVTSWQILHMQFLNALAVERIAMFTILSLIITVAAFNIISSLFMLVKDKTSDIAILRTIGASTKQIMIIFICNGMFIGLLGTILGVILGTGFSYNIQTIKTSLEKITGTKLFEAAIYFLYTLPSEVRIEDIVLITSLSIILCFLATIYPSYKASKLNPVDALRYE; the protein is encoded by the coding sequence ATGACTAATAAAAATTTTATTTTAAAAGTAGCGTTTAGATATTTTAGAGCCAAGAAAAACGAAAAATTTGTTTCTATTATTGCCGGTTTTTCATTGCTCGGAGTAACTATCGGCGTTGCAGCTTTGATAGTAGTAATGTCGGTCATGAACGGCTTTCATACCGAGCTTACCAAAAATATTATCGGGCTAAACGGTGATATAGTGATAAGCCCGACGGCAAGCGTTATCGATGATTATCAAGAAATTAAAACTAAGTTACTTAAGCAAGATTACGTAAAACACGTAACTATCGTCGCGCACGGACAAGCTTTGGCACTTGGAAAAAGAAATAATAGCGGTGCGCTTATTAAAGGTATTGATATAAAGGATTTGAGTGTTAAGAACGAGATTCTAAAAAATGTCAATTTCGGTAGTTTTAACGATTTTCACGGTAAAAACGTCGTAGCTTTAGGAAGCGAGCTAGCAAGTAATCTCGGCGTTAATGTCGGTGATAAGCTTAAGCTAATTTCACCGAATGCGATTTCAACGGCTTTCGGTAGTATACCGCGCTCGAAAGAGTTTAAAGTTATAGCGAGTTTTACCAGCGGCATGTATGATTACGACAGTACAACTATATTAATGCCGCTGGAAGCCGCGCAAAATTTTTTATCGCTCGGCAATAATATTAACCTTATTGAACTCAATACCGCACACCCCGACCAATCTCTTCCTTATTCATATAAAGTGCAGCAATTACTAGGTAGCGACGTAAGAGTAACTAGCTGGCAAATATTACACATGCAATTTTTAAATGCGCTAGCGGTGGAGCGGATAGCAATGTTTACTATTCTTTCCTTAATTATTACTGTTGCTGCTTTTAATATTATTTCTAGCTTGTTTATGCTAGTTAAAGATAAAACTTCGGATATCGCAATATTGCGGACTATCGGTGCAAGTACTAAACAAATCATGATCATTTTTATTTGTAACGGCATGTTTATCGGTCTGCTTGGGACTATACTCGGCGTAATACTCGGTACGGGTTTTTCTTACAATATCCAGACTATCAAAACTTCTTTAGAAAAAATAACCGGTACTAAACTTTTTGAAGCCGCAATTTATTTCCTCTATACTCTGCCTTCGGAAGTGAGAATAGAGGATATAGTATTAATTACTTCTTTATCGATAATATTATGTTTCTTGGCAACGATTTATCCTTCTTACAAAGCTTCTAAATTAAATCCTGTGGACGCCCTAAGATATGAGTAA
- a CDS encoding multidrug effflux MFS transporter, with amino-acid sequence MKLFLTVIIMEILAGAEVDLFVPSFPDLQNTFNLSPFMVEWLLGVNLIAYCITSLIVGNLGDRYGRKPIIIIGLFIFNLGTLLCMLANSYQLLLIGRFLQGSGISAVAVLVYVVLADIYSVQQQQEMMGVLNGTITLSMAFAPVAGSYVNLFWGWHGNFVLLFLFGITSLILGLLFIPKGQTNREVRISLKEYLPVFKSRKAIYYLLTLMFLAQGYWVFVGIAPILYMQDLGVSLQAFGLYQGSLAALFAAMSFTSGYCFKKFGIKNCFYFGMLFIILFLVADTILIINKTTDPLTITIIMLLLSLGIIYPFNILWPLLLEAIPNGKARMTGVFTSARLVSVAIGLQLVGWLYNGTYAPLGITICVATAFGLLTCYKLFQYDKVFECSIQKN; translated from the coding sequence ATGAAGCTCTTTCTTACTGTTATAATTATGGAAATTTTAGCGGGCGCGGAAGTAGATTTATTCGTCCCAAGTTTCCCTGATTTACAAAATACCTTTAATCTTTCTCCTTTTATGGTAGAGTGGTTACTGGGTGTGAACCTAATAGCCTATTGCATAACGTCACTTATAGTCGGTAATTTAGGAGATCGTTACGGTCGTAAACCGATTATTATTATCGGACTGTTTATTTTTAATTTAGGTACTTTATTATGTATGCTTGCAAATAGTTATCAGCTGTTACTAATAGGCAGATTCTTGCAAGGAAGCGGTATATCGGCGGTAGCGGTGCTTGTATATGTAGTATTGGCCGATATTTACTCAGTGCAACAACAACAAGAAATGATGGGAGTCCTAAACGGTACTATTACTCTTTCTATGGCCTTTGCACCTGTTGCAGGTAGTTATGTAAATTTATTTTGGGGTTGGCACGGTAATTTTGTCTTATTATTTTTATTCGGCATAACTAGTCTAATACTCGGTTTATTATTTATCCCGAAAGGTCAAACAAATAGAGAAGTACGAATTTCTTTAAAAGAATATTTACCGGTTTTCAAATCACGAAAAGCTATTTATTATTTACTTACATTGATGTTTCTTGCACAAGGATATTGGGTTTTTGTCGGTATAGCGCCGATTCTATATATGCAAGATTTAGGGGTGTCGCTTCAAGCTTTCGGACTTTATCAAGGTTCGCTGGCTGCATTATTTGCAGCTATGAGTTTTACTAGCGGTTATTGTTTCAAAAAATTCGGCATTAAAAATTGTTTTTATTTTGGCATGTTATTTATAATATTATTTCTAGTTGCCGATACTATTCTAATTATAAATAAAACTACCGATCCACTTACAATAACAATAATTATGTTATTACTTTCACTAGGAATAATATATCCGTTTAACATATTATGGCCGTTATTACTTGAGGCAATTCCTAACGGTAAGGCTCGTATGACGGGTGTTTTTACTTCCGCTAGGTTAGTTTCAGTGGCAATAGGTTTACAATTGGTCGGCTGGTTGTATAACGGCACTTATGCACCGCTAGGTATAACTATATGCGTTGCCACCGCATTTGGGTTATTGACATGTTATAAATTATTTCAATATGATAAAGTTTTTGAGTGTTCTATTCAAAAGAATTAA
- a CDS encoding DUF2673 domain-containing protein: MKNLLKVLLVLAFSTSAFADMAKMPAPESVTTDAIMQMNTADQKSWVDSLTSDQYNVLSADVQKWVMDNTTPEQKTKLGISQ, encoded by the coding sequence ATGAAAAATTTATTAAAGGTTCTATTAGTTCTAGCTTTTTCAACATCGGCTTTTGCTGACATGGCAAAAATGCCTGCACCGGAATCTGTTACTACAGATGCGATCATGCAAATGAATACTGCAGATCAAAAAAGTTGGGTTGATAGCTTAACTTCCGATCAGTATAATGTGTTAAGTGCCGATGTTCAAAAGTGGGTTATGGACAATACTACTCCTGAGCAAAAAACAAAATTAGGTATTTCTCAATAA